One stretch of Eggerthella lenta DSM 2243 DNA includes these proteins:
- a CDS encoding phage holin family protein, whose translation MNFIIRWLVTAIAVGVAVWIVPGMDLLGGTDAWVGIAIFGLILSLINISIKPIMQVLSLPISVITLGIFYLVVNTLMLYIAAWLANGIFQVGLVIDSFGSAFVASIVISIVSALVNALVGKD comes from the coding sequence ATGAACTTCATCATCCGCTGGCTCGTCACCGCTATCGCCGTGGGCGTTGCGGTGTGGATCGTTCCGGGCATGGATCTGCTCGGCGGCACCGACGCGTGGGTGGGCATCGCCATCTTCGGCTTGATCCTGTCGCTGATCAACATCAGCATCAAGCCCATCATGCAGGTGCTCAGCCTTCCCATCAGCGTGATCACGCTGGGCATCTTCTACCTGGTGGTGAACACGCTCATGCTGTACATCGCGGCATGGCTGGCCAACGGGATCTTCCAAGTGGGACTGGTCATCGACTCGTTCGGCAGCGCGTTCGTGGCCTCCATCGTCATCAGCATCGTATCGGCGCTGGTGAACGCATTGGTAGGCAAGGACTAG
- a CDS encoding CidA/LrgA family protein, with protein sequence MKQQTDAVSGVSGCASAPAHGDVSWRAKAGRAGKRGARFAAQLALVVAVYGAGCAIASVLPVRLPGNIVGMVLLLVLLGTGLLKARHVGDACDCLLDNMSLFFIPAGVAIMGCVSLLEGNALKFALVCVITTVIVFLATSYTVMLVSRLTAKRVDATGVARVADEEA encoded by the coding sequence GTGAAACAGCAGACCGACGCCGTCTCAGGCGTCTCCGGGTGCGCGTCCGCACCTGCTCATGGCGATGTCTCTTGGCGCGCGAAAGCAGGACGGGCGGGCAAGCGAGGAGCGCGCTTCGCCGCGCAGCTCGCCCTGGTGGTTGCCGTGTACGGTGCGGGATGCGCGATCGCAAGCGTGCTTCCTGTCCGACTTCCGGGCAACATCGTGGGCATGGTGCTGCTGTTGGTACTGCTGGGCACGGGTCTGCTGAAAGCGCGGCATGTGGGCGACGCCTGCGACTGCCTGCTGGACAACATGTCGCTGTTCTTCATTCCCGCCGGCGTGGCCATCATGGGCTGCGTCTCCCTTTTGGAGGGCAACGCGCTGAAGTTCGCGCTCGTATGCGTAATCACCACGGTGATCGTGTTCTTGGCCACGTCGTACACGGTGATGCTCGTGTCTCGGCTGACGGCGAAGCGCGTCGATGCGACAGGCGTCGCCCGCGTCGCCGACGAGGAGGCGTAG
- a CDS encoding LrgB family protein, with the protein MDGIAQLALTLAVGTVASFAVFKLSVLLYERVKSPLLNPLLVTVAFIIAALVALRIPLDSYEQSVQLISFLLGPATVALAYSVYRQRQTLKEHFVPIFAGCLVGSVVSMASAYALCKLLGLDDALALSFIPKSVTTPIAIAVSQQLGGITSITVAAVIVTGILGAITAPLMARLFRVRDGIAKGVAIGTCSHAVGTTKALEMGELEGAMSGVSIAVSGLLTTAIVIVASCFL; encoded by the coding sequence ATGGACGGCATAGCGCAACTCGCACTGACACTCGCAGTGGGAACCGTCGCCTCGTTCGCAGTGTTCAAGCTTTCCGTGCTGCTGTACGAGCGCGTGAAGTCGCCGCTGCTCAATCCCCTGCTGGTTACCGTCGCGTTCATCATCGCGGCGCTCGTGGCGCTGCGCATCCCCCTGGATTCCTACGAGCAGAGCGTGCAGCTCATCTCGTTTCTGTTAGGACCGGCCACCGTGGCGCTGGCATACTCGGTGTACCGGCAGCGCCAGACGCTCAAGGAGCACTTCGTTCCCATCTTCGCGGGCTGCCTTGTAGGCTCGGTGGTGTCCATGGCTAGCGCCTACGCGCTGTGCAAGCTGCTGGGGCTCGACGATGCGCTTGCGCTGTCGTTCATCCCGAAGTCGGTGACCACACCCATCGCCATCGCGGTATCGCAGCAGCTGGGCGGCATCACGTCCATCACGGTGGCCGCCGTCATCGTCACCGGCATCCTGGGCGCCATCACCGCGCCGCTCATGGCGCGTCTGTTCCGCGTGCGCGACGGCATCGCCAAGGGCGTGGCCATCGGAACGTGCAGCCACGCGGTGGGAACGACGAAGGCCCTTGAGATGGGCGAGCTCGAAGGCGCCATGAGCGGCGTCTCCATCGCCGTGTCAGGTCTGCTGACCACCGCCATCGTCATCGTCGCAAGCTGTTTTCTATAG
- a CDS encoding iron-containing alcohol dehydrogenase yields MENFEFVSPTHFVFGKGAEEQVGSKLAECGARTVLLHFGGQSAVKSGLIDRVKASLDAQGIKHVELGGVRPNPEITLAREGIALCKEHDVDWVLAVGGGSVIDSAKAIAVGAHYDGDVWDFFETKRPTDDVLPIAVVLTIPAAGSEASKNTVVSNDALQMKSGYANNAQRPKLAFMNPELTFTLPPFQTAAGLTDMFCHLLERFFDDVGAVPVTDNLCLSLMKTVRAEAPRVMVDPENYDARANVMWAGMLCHQGLAGVGRHEDWATHGLEHELSALYPEITHGAGLAVMFPAWMEFVYDANPARFAYYGREVFGLAPTGDVNADALSAIDETRSFFASLGMPITLAELDVEEDDIEKLIPTLKENKGEPFGSFKKLTMDDAREIYRIAL; encoded by the coding sequence ATGGAGAACTTCGAATTCGTGTCGCCGACCCACTTCGTGTTCGGAAAGGGCGCTGAAGAGCAGGTGGGAAGCAAGCTGGCCGAGTGCGGTGCGCGTACGGTGCTGCTGCACTTCGGCGGCCAGAGCGCCGTGAAAAGCGGCCTGATCGACCGCGTGAAGGCATCGTTGGATGCACAGGGCATCAAGCACGTGGAGCTGGGCGGCGTGCGTCCGAACCCCGAGATCACGCTTGCTCGCGAAGGCATCGCGCTGTGCAAGGAGCACGATGTCGACTGGGTGCTGGCCGTGGGCGGAGGCTCGGTCATCGACTCGGCGAAGGCCATCGCCGTGGGCGCGCACTACGACGGGGACGTGTGGGATTTCTTCGAGACGAAGCGGCCGACGGACGACGTGCTGCCCATCGCCGTGGTGCTCACCATCCCGGCTGCCGGCAGCGAGGCGTCGAAGAACACGGTGGTGTCGAACGACGCCTTGCAGATGAAGTCGGGCTACGCGAACAACGCCCAGCGCCCGAAGCTGGCGTTCATGAATCCCGAGCTCACGTTCACGTTGCCTCCGTTCCAGACTGCTGCGGGCCTTACCGACATGTTCTGCCATCTGCTGGAGCGCTTCTTCGACGACGTGGGCGCGGTGCCGGTGACGGACAACCTGTGCCTGTCGCTTATGAAGACGGTGCGCGCCGAGGCGCCGCGCGTCATGGTGGATCCCGAGAACTACGATGCGCGCGCGAACGTGATGTGGGCCGGCATGTTGTGCCACCAGGGCCTCGCCGGCGTCGGCCGTCACGAGGACTGGGCGACGCACGGCCTGGAGCACGAATTGTCGGCCCTCTATCCCGAGATCACGCACGGCGCAGGCTTGGCCGTCATGTTCCCGGCCTGGATGGAGTTCGTCTACGATGCGAACCCGGCGCGCTTCGCCTACTACGGTCGCGAGGTGTTCGGACTGGCGCCTACGGGCGACGTGAACGCCGACGCGCTGTCGGCCATCGACGAGACGCGCTCGTTCTTCGCCTCGCTCGGCATGCCTATCACGCTCGCGGAGCTCGACGTGGAGGAAGACGACATCGAGAAGCTCATCCCCACGCTCAAAGAGAACAAGGGCGAGCCCTTCGGCAGCTTCAAGAAGCTCACCATGGACGATGCCCGCGAGATCTATAGGATCGCGTTGTAA
- a CDS encoding ZIP family metal transporter, with translation MQTALLWAAGGTGFTFLMTTLGAASVFLFRKRNSMVFQRIFLGFAAGVMIAASVWSLLIPAIERAEEAGQVGWIPAAGGFAIGVAFLMVLHQLLPHLHPGESKPEGLPSKWDRPTLLFTAVTLHNIPEGMSVGLLFAMAAQNGGDPAMFGMAVALAIGIGIQNVPEGAAVALPMLQEGMSAPKAFALGALSGLAEPVFGILVVLFAGLISPYMPWMLAFSAGAMMYVVVEELIPEAHLGEHSNAGTLGVMAGFLVMMILDVALG, from the coding sequence ATGCAAACTGCTTTGCTGTGGGCTGCCGGCGGGACCGGCTTCACCTTCTTGATGACCACGTTGGGCGCTGCGTCGGTTTTTCTGTTTCGCAAGCGCAACAGCATGGTGTTTCAGCGGATATTCCTAGGATTCGCGGCTGGCGTAATGATAGCGGCGTCTGTGTGGTCGTTGCTGATTCCCGCCATCGAGCGCGCGGAGGAAGCGGGGCAGGTCGGGTGGATTCCCGCTGCGGGTGGATTCGCCATCGGCGTGGCGTTCCTCATGGTGCTGCACCAGCTGTTGCCGCACCTGCATCCGGGCGAGAGCAAGCCCGAGGGCCTGCCCAGCAAATGGGATCGTCCCACGCTCCTGTTCACGGCCGTCACGTTGCATAATATCCCCGAAGGCATGAGCGTTGGCCTACTGTTCGCCATGGCTGCCCAGAACGGCGGCGACCCCGCCATGTTCGGCATGGCCGTGGCGCTGGCTATCGGCATCGGTATCCAGAACGTGCCCGAGGGCGCAGCAGTGGCGCTGCCCATGCTGCAGGAGGGCATGAGCGCACCGAAGGCGTTCGCATTGGGAGCGCTGTCGGGTTTGGCTGAGCCGGTGTTCGGCATCCTCGTGGTGCTGTTCGCCGGGCTCATCTCGCCGTACATGCCGTGGATGCTGGCGTTCTCAGCCGGTGCCATGATGTACGTTGTGGTGGAGGAGCTTATCCCCGAGGCGCATCTGGGCGAGCACTCCAACGCCGGCACGCTGGGCGTGATGGCCGGCTTCCTGGTCATGATGATCCTGGACGTGGCGCTGGGCTAG
- a CDS encoding IS3 family transposase has translation MPALPRRRGRRSQAQAQGQAEGICGSKRAQDARARARGARAQARSRERLLKKSPRPGGGEVSSWEKSQVIEMLSGQGHALSDLLAAAGLPRSTYYRARSHPPRPTRPELWEKVAEVFSRTANGCGHRQVAMALRAEEDVAIADKTALKIMHEMGISCGIRRESDYHRYNSFKGVVGRAFDNVLDRDFSADEPWQKLGTDVTEFKAPWGRAYFAPAYDFGSKEIVSWSISRSANMAQQKEMLEGLLAKMPEAASPVMHSDMGWQYQHDGYCKTLEEAGIVQSMSRKGNCIDNGATEQVFGHIKDEFFRGQSFESFEEFKERLEAYIVHWNTRRRQVKLKGLTPEEFRNQSLAA, from the coding sequence GTGCCGGCTCTACCGCGAAGGCGGGGCCGACGCTCTCAGGCCCAAGCCCAAGGGCAGGCCGAAGGGATCTGCGGCTCAAAGCGCGCCCAAGACGCGCGAGCAAGAGCTCGAGGCGCGCGTGCGCAGGCTCGAAGCCGAGAACGCCTACTTAAAAAAAGTCCGCGCCCTGGAGGCGGAGAAGTCTCGAGCTGGGAGAAGTCCCAAGTGATCGAGATGCTTTCAGGGCAAGGCCACGCTCTTTCCGACCTGTTGGCAGCCGCCGGGCTCCCGAGATCGACTTACTACCGCGCCCGCTCGCACCCGCCGAGGCCGACGAGGCCGGAGCTATGGGAGAAGGTGGCGGAGGTGTTCTCCCGCACGGCCAACGGCTGCGGACACAGGCAGGTCGCCATGGCCCTGCGCGCCGAGGAGGACGTGGCGATAGCCGACAAGACCGCACTGAAGATCATGCACGAGATGGGCATCAGCTGCGGCATCCGGCGCGAGAGCGACTACCACAGGTACAACTCGTTCAAAGGCGTTGTCGGCAGGGCGTTCGACAACGTCCTGGACAGGGACTTCTCAGCCGACGAACCCTGGCAGAAGCTCGGCACGGACGTCACCGAGTTCAAGGCCCCGTGGGGCAGGGCCTACTTTGCCCCAGCGTACGACTTCGGCAGCAAGGAGATCGTGTCCTGGAGCATATCGCGGTCTGCGAACATGGCGCAGCAAAAGGAGATGCTGGAAGGCCTGCTGGCGAAGATGCCGGAGGCCGCGAGCCCGGTCATGCACTCCGACATGGGATGGCAGTACCAGCACGACGGTTATTGCAAGACGCTCGAGGAGGCGGGCATCGTCCAGAGCATGTCGAGAAAGGGCAACTGCATCGACAACGGCGCGACCGAGCAGGTCTTCGGCCATATCAAGGACGAGTTCTTCCGCGGGCAGAGCTTCGAGAGCTTCGAGGAGTTCAAGGAGAGGCTCGAGGCGTACATCGTCCACTGGAACACGAGGCGAAGGCAGGTTAAACTGAAAGGACTGACCCCGGAGGAATTCCGGAACCAGTCCTTAGCAGCATAG
- a CDS encoding ferritin, with amino-acid sequence MDARVYELLNDQINKELYSSYLYLSFADYYEEEGLEGFANWYEIQAKEERDHALIFRNYLHENGCKVKLLAIDQPDKEFTTFLEPLEAALEHEKYVTSLINDIYAAAAEVKDYRTMKFLDWFIEEQQEEEDNADKMITRMKLFGSDAKALYDLDQENAARVYSVPSPLAAAE; translated from the coding sequence ATGGACGCACGCGTGTACGAATTGCTGAACGATCAGATCAACAAGGAGCTGTACTCTTCGTATCTGTATCTGTCCTTCGCCGACTACTACGAGGAGGAGGGTCTCGAGGGCTTTGCCAACTGGTACGAGATCCAGGCCAAGGAAGAACGCGACCATGCTCTTATCTTCCGCAACTACCTGCACGAGAACGGTTGCAAGGTGAAGCTGCTGGCCATCGATCAGCCCGACAAGGAATTCACCACGTTCCTGGAGCCGTTGGAGGCCGCGCTCGAGCACGAGAAGTACGTGACCAGCCTCATCAACGACATCTACGCCGCCGCTGCCGAGGTGAAGGACTACCGCACCATGAAGTTCCTCGACTGGTTCATCGAGGAGCAGCAGGAGGAAGAGGACAACGCCGACAAGATGATCACCCGCATGAAGCTGTTCGGCTCCGATGCGAAGGCCTTGTACGACCTCGATCAGGAGAACGCCGCCCGCGTGTACTCCGTGCCGTCCCCGCTGGCTGCTGCGGAATAG
- the nrfD gene encoding NrfD/PsrC family molybdoenzyme membrane anchor subunit, with protein sequence MTFEPIWGAIIAWYLFLAGLGGGAFVTSAFLGWRHPEAVSMRKIGHLVAPIVVIIGLCLLMFDAKAGLMNPLRFALLLTNFGSVMTWGVVFLGGFTVISLVVVVLDFVKKRVPVWLDIAGVVFGVAVAMYTGALLGVCKTFPLWNNALLPILFLVSAMSTGAASVLLIGIFRHADEFNRVGVLKKFHFCLPVIELVLIAALMFITCTNSTAGWNSVMSLLVGGYAPLFWIGLVLIGLVLPTALETWLLFFSPKEFEESRKAHWISAASDAGVLVGGFLLRYLVVVAALPLTMVVPML encoded by the coding sequence ATGACGTTTGAACCTATTTGGGGTGCCATCATCGCATGGTATCTGTTCCTCGCCGGTCTCGGCGGCGGCGCGTTCGTGACCTCGGCTTTTCTGGGGTGGCGACATCCCGAGGCCGTGTCGATGCGCAAGATCGGGCATCTGGTGGCGCCTATCGTGGTGATCATCGGCCTGTGCTTGCTGATGTTCGATGCGAAGGCGGGCCTCATGAACCCGCTGCGCTTCGCCCTGCTGCTGACAAACTTCGGATCGGTCATGACCTGGGGCGTCGTGTTCCTCGGCGGCTTCACGGTGATATCGCTGGTCGTGGTGGTCCTCGACTTCGTGAAGAAGCGCGTGCCGGTGTGGCTCGACATCGCCGGCGTGGTGTTCGGCGTGGCCGTGGCCATGTACACGGGCGCCCTGCTGGGCGTGTGCAAGACGTTCCCGCTGTGGAACAACGCGCTGCTGCCTATCTTGTTCCTCGTGTCGGCCATGTCTACCGGCGCGGCGTCGGTGCTGCTCATCGGCATCTTCAGGCATGCTGACGAGTTCAACCGCGTGGGCGTGCTCAAGAAGTTCCACTTCTGCCTGCCCGTCATCGAGCTTGTGCTGATCGCTGCGCTCATGTTCATCACGTGCACGAATTCCACGGCCGGCTGGAACTCGGTGATGTCGCTGCTGGTCGGCGGATACGCGCCGCTGTTCTGGATCGGGCTCGTGCTCATCGGCCTCGTGCTGCCCACGGCGCTGGAGACGTGGCTTCTGTTCTTCAGCCCGAAGGAGTTCGAGGAGAGCCGCAAAGCTCACTGGATCAGCGCCGCGTCCGACGCGGGCGTGCTGGTGGGCGGCTTCCTGCTGCGCTACCTGGTGGTGGTCGCGGCTCTGCCGCTGACCATGGTGGTGCCCATGTTGTAA
- a CDS encoding 4Fe-4S dicluster domain-containing protein — translation MARYGMLINTKKCIGCYACRVACQRQNNLLPTEDFIRYEEHEVGTYPNVRVETVPLQCMHCEDAPCVAVCPTGAAYIGADGIVGVDHGRCIGCLYCMAACPYQVRVRNEETGAVDKCRFCTVSAETTGTKMCSCVEACLTGARMFGDLDDPDSDISKEIVATNAQPIAGDLTKSKVFYVR, via the coding sequence ATGGCTCGCTACGGAATGCTCATCAACACGAAGAAGTGCATCGGCTGCTACGCCTGCCGCGTGGCCTGCCAGCGCCAGAACAACCTGTTGCCCACCGAGGACTTCATCCGTTACGAGGAGCACGAGGTGGGAACGTATCCCAACGTGCGCGTGGAGACGGTGCCTTTGCAGTGCATGCACTGCGAGGACGCCCCCTGCGTGGCGGTGTGCCCCACCGGCGCCGCCTATATCGGCGCGGACGGCATCGTGGGCGTGGACCACGGCCGCTGCATCGGCTGTTTGTACTGCATGGCGGCGTGCCCCTACCAGGTGCGCGTGCGCAACGAGGAGACGGGCGCGGTGGACAAGTGCCGCTTCTGCACGGTGTCGGCCGAGACGACGGGCACGAAGATGTGCTCGTGCGTGGAGGCTTGCCTGACGGGGGCGCGTATGTTCGGCGATCTGGACGACCCGGACAGCGACATCTCGAAGGAGATCGTCGCGACGAACGCGCAGCCTATCGCAGGCGACCTGACCAAGTCCAAAGTATTTTACGTGAGGTGA
- a CDS encoding molybdopterin-containing oxidoreductase family protein, giving the protein MSEHAITRRSFLAGSAGAVALTAAAGYVSFDAWEQAHADDGAQGGETKTVHSLCNACSSKCGFTAYVVDGRLTKLIGDEDHPYAQGKLCARGYGYSQIAYSKDRLTDPLKKNDKGAFEAISWDQAYSEIAEKVKAIIADKGPQALAMVQDPRPSGKYYTKRFMNALGSANVYTHGAACNLSKESGFTQAIGAASYASDMENSKMTMFIGRSYADAIRPSSVAELQRAHENGAHIVLVDPRCNNSIAFADEWVPINPGTDLAFLLAMSNVLVTRGLYDKQYVADNAVGFEDWAASLADCTPEWAEKITGIPATTIARLAVEFAEAAPAASIEPSWRGAFGCSYANSGETARAVCLFNTLLGCWNQEGGAIFTPSVSAGDVDKEKFPSVPKPENKIAGTEEYPLALTSMGTNLFAAEQAKNGDIKGMFFYNSNMAAGYSNTAYLADALSQLDLIVVVDVQMSETALLADYVLPDTSYLERLELPEFIGGKVPAVALRDQVLEKVHPNTRPVDQIFSELAEACGVGEYFQFSVDELADAQLQTVGLSLEALKKTGTAHFPEKEFSYGSTPKWKTPTEKVQFASEACEKAGLSPYPVWVEPAVMPMGDELRLIGGKQAIHSHTQTANIEDLMQITKDYDLTRVWMNADTAARRGIADGDEVEVSNGQHTGRVRVKVTQRINPTALYMPSHYGCSSPDQHTAYEVGLRQMDYVPFRMEPGYGSACTQETVVNVKKAGA; this is encoded by the coding sequence ATGTCAGAACACGCTATAACCAGGCGGAGCTTCCTGGCTGGCAGCGCCGGAGCGGTCGCGCTCACGGCGGCGGCCGGCTATGTGAGCTTCGACGCTTGGGAGCAGGCGCACGCTGATGACGGGGCCCAAGGGGGAGAAACCAAGACCGTCCATTCGCTGTGCAACGCCTGCTCGAGCAAATGCGGTTTCACGGCGTACGTCGTCGACGGGCGCCTGACGAAGCTTATCGGCGACGAGGACCATCCGTACGCCCAGGGCAAGCTCTGCGCCCGTGGCTACGGCTATTCCCAGATCGCCTATTCGAAGGACCGCCTCACCGATCCGCTCAAGAAGAACGACAAGGGCGCATTCGAGGCCATCTCGTGGGATCAGGCCTACAGCGAGATCGCCGAGAAGGTGAAGGCCATCATCGCCGACAAGGGGCCGCAGGCGCTTGCCATGGTGCAGGATCCGCGTCCGTCGGGCAAGTACTACACGAAGCGCTTCATGAACGCGCTGGGCTCGGCGAACGTGTACACGCACGGCGCTGCCTGCAATCTGTCGAAGGAAAGCGGCTTCACCCAGGCCATCGGCGCGGCCAGCTATGCGTCCGACATGGAGAACTCCAAGATGACGATGTTCATCGGCCGCAGCTACGCCGACGCCATTCGCCCCAGTTCGGTGGCAGAGCTGCAGCGCGCCCACGAAAACGGCGCGCATATCGTGCTGGTGGATCCGCGCTGCAACAACTCCATCGCGTTCGCCGACGAATGGGTGCCCATCAACCCCGGTACCGACTTGGCCTTCCTGCTGGCCATGTCGAACGTGCTGGTGACGCGCGGCCTGTACGACAAGCAGTATGTGGCCGATAACGCGGTGGGTTTCGAGGATTGGGCCGCGTCGCTGGCCGACTGCACGCCCGAATGGGCCGAGAAGATCACCGGCATCCCCGCAACCACTATCGCGCGTTTGGCTGTGGAGTTCGCCGAAGCGGCCCCCGCGGCGTCCATCGAGCCCAGCTGGCGCGGCGCGTTCGGCTGCTCGTACGCGAACTCCGGCGAGACGGCGCGCGCAGTATGCCTGTTCAACACGCTGCTGGGCTGCTGGAACCAGGAGGGCGGCGCCATCTTCACGCCCAGCGTGTCTGCGGGCGATGTGGACAAGGAGAAGTTCCCCAGCGTGCCGAAGCCCGAGAACAAGATCGCCGGCACCGAGGAGTACCCGCTGGCGCTGACCAGCATGGGCACGAACCTCTTCGCCGCCGAGCAGGCCAAGAACGGCGACATCAAGGGCATGTTCTTCTACAACTCGAACATGGCCGCCGGTTATTCGAACACGGCGTACTTGGCTGACGCGCTGTCGCAGCTGGACCTCATAGTGGTCGTGGACGTGCAGATGTCCGAAACGGCCCTGCTGGCCGACTACGTGCTGCCCGATACCAGCTACCTCGAGCGCCTCGAGCTGCCGGAGTTCATCGGTGGCAAGGTGCCGGCTGTCGCGCTGCGCGACCAGGTGCTGGAGAAGGTGCATCCCAACACGCGTCCGGTGGACCAGATCTTCTCCGAGCTGGCCGAGGCGTGCGGCGTGGGCGAGTACTTCCAGTTCAGCGTGGACGAGCTGGCCGACGCTCAGCTCCAAACCGTGGGGCTGTCGCTGGAAGCGCTGAAGAAGACGGGCACGGCGCACTTCCCCGAAAAGGAGTTCTCCTACGGCTCCACGCCGAAGTGGAAGACGCCCACCGAGAAGGTGCAGTTCGCCAGCGAGGCGTGCGAGAAGGCGGGGCTGTCGCCCTATCCGGTGTGGGTCGAACCGGCTGTCATGCCCATGGGCGACGAGCTGCGCTTGATCGGCGGCAAGCAGGCCATCCACAGCCACACCCAGACGGCCAACATCGAGGACCTCATGCAGATCACGAAGGACTACGACCTCACGCGCGTGTGGATGAACGCCGACACGGCTGCCCGCCGCGGCATCGCCGACGGCGACGAGGTGGAGGTGTCCAACGGCCAGCACACGGGTCGCGTGCGCGTGAAGGTCACGCAGCGCATCAACCCGACGGCGTTGTACATGCCCAGCCACTACGGTTGCTCGTCGCCCGACCAGCACACCGCCTACGAGGTGGGCCTGCGCCAGATGGACTACGTTCCCTTCCGCATGGAGCCGGGCTACGGGTCGGCCTGCACGCAGGAGACGGTCGTCAACGTTAAGAAGGCAGGTGCGTAA
- a CDS encoding molecular chaperone TorD family protein: MEYDEMFTVLSMCFAPVGQDEWKQLIDGPLWSDFLDAARRGLQDDDALGEPTSPIARVRSRCPLQEFLSAGEVKALFTPPTYDEKRLFAARHFTGGLPESAVPAESLYTTWSNGSLPSPFSKAEGMYQGDSARYMRDLVERMGMRVPPEFSACPDHLALELDLAAVLLRSGMRDAARQFVLERFSWLTAYRMRLLELADDARFYIGLVDVLVGMREHLALTSGAGEQGIDADARAERNRLHACI, from the coding sequence ATGGAATACGACGAGATGTTCACGGTGCTGTCGATGTGTTTCGCGCCCGTCGGGCAAGACGAGTGGAAGCAGCTGATAGACGGCCCGCTCTGGTCGGATTTTCTTGACGCCGCTCGGCGCGGCTTGCAGGACGACGACGCGCTCGGCGAGCCGACCAGCCCGATAGCCCGCGTCCGCAGCCGCTGCCCGCTTCAGGAGTTCCTTTCCGCCGGCGAGGTGAAGGCGCTGTTCACGCCGCCGACGTACGACGAGAAGCGGCTGTTCGCCGCACGCCACTTCACGGGAGGGCTGCCGGAATCGGCAGTGCCGGCAGAGTCGTTGTACACGACGTGGTCGAACGGGTCGCTGCCGTCTCCGTTCTCGAAAGCCGAGGGCATGTACCAGGGAGATTCGGCGCGCTATATGCGCGATCTCGTGGAGCGCATGGGCATGCGGGTGCCGCCGGAATTTTCGGCGTGCCCGGATCATCTTGCGCTCGAGCTCGACCTTGCAGCCGTGCTGCTGCGGTCGGGGATGCGAGATGCCGCCCGCCAATTCGTTTTGGAGCGGTTCTCGTGGCTCACCGCGTATCGCATGCGCCTGCTGGAGCTTGCCGACGACGCCCGGTTCTACATCGGGCTGGTCGACGTGCTCGTGGGCATGCGGGAGCATCTGGCGTTGACGTCGGGTGCTGGCGAGCAAGGGATCGACGCGGATGCGCGTGCCGAACGCAATCGTTTACATGCATGCATATAA
- a CDS encoding ferredoxin-like protein: MSDSNLNQNTSEDTSFPAAAPETNASAPAPQSAGPEEEPKQKTFTRRTVLAMAGCGVAGLVVGGVLASWGVTSASIASGRIEIRTTPTKMIVTDRARCSGCQRCEMMCTLKNDGRVCQHIARVRVWPNYNFGASVDTKDGIYDNCEFTVEHCKQCADPACMNYCPVHAIYADEESGARTVDTKKCIGCGMCSQACPWNMPRVDSETGVSTKCISCGRCAEQCPNGAIKFIDWEDIAQKVIDQGVVRTTTLVQA, encoded by the coding sequence ATGTCAGATTCCAATCTGAACCAGAACACCTCCGAGGATACGAGCTTCCCGGCCGCTGCGCCGGAGACGAACGCATCCGCGCCCGCGCCTCAGAGCGCCGGGCCCGAAGAGGAGCCCAAGCAGAAAACCTTTACGCGCCGCACGGTGCTGGCAATGGCCGGCTGCGGCGTTGCCGGCCTCGTGGTCGGCGGCGTGCTGGCGTCGTGGGGCGTCACGTCGGCCTCGATCGCTTCGGGGCGCATCGAGATACGCACCACGCCCACGAAGATGATCGTGACCGACCGTGCCCGCTGCTCGGGCTGCCAGCGATGCGAGATGATGTGCACGCTGAAGAACGACGGTCGCGTGTGCCAGCACATAGCCCGCGTGCGCGTGTGGCCGAACTACAACTTCGGTGCCAGCGTCGATACCAAGGACGGCATCTACGATAACTGCGAGTTCACTGTCGAGCACTGCAAGCAGTGCGCCGACCCGGCATGCATGAACTACTGCCCGGTCCACGCGATCTACGCCGACGAAGAGTCCGGTGCGCGCACGGTGGACACGAAGAAGTGCATCGGCTGCGGCATGTGCAGCCAGGCGTGCCCGTGGAACATGCCGCGCGTCGACAGCGAGACCGGCGTATCCACGAAGTGCATTTCGTGCGGACGCTGCGCCGAGCAGTGCCCGAACGGCGCCATCAAGTTCATCGATTGGGAGGATATCGCGCAGAAGGTCATCGACCAGGGCGTCGTGAGGACGACGACCCTCGTGCAAGCGTAG